One Gimesia aquarii DNA segment encodes these proteins:
- a CDS encoding 3-oxoacyl-ACP synthase III yields the protein MRYEHVCVEGVSCTLPPNIVTSDEIEARLAPVYERLGLPAGRLELMTGIQERRFFDPGTLPGTVSAQTVNQLLEESQLDREYLGALIHGSVCRDQLEPATASGVHHAAGLPQDALVLDISNACLGLLNGMVFLANMIEMGQIRAGVVVGTEVGRDLVEGTIDDLLHDTTLTRKSIKNDFASLTIGSGSAAILLCDRSLSKTGHRLLGGTFRTETSSHELCAGGVEAQKHGDHRPRMQTDSESLLVAGVNLAIPTWEATKKTLGWNNEDVDRVFTHQVGKAHRKLLLEKLGLDPGLDYPTVEMLGNTGAAALPMAWALGIQNQKLQKDDHAALLGIGSGLNSLMLGVQW from the coding sequence ATGCGTTATGAGCATGTTTGTGTTGAAGGTGTGAGTTGTACTCTGCCTCCCAACATCGTTACTTCTGATGAAATCGAAGCGCGTTTAGCTCCCGTCTATGAACGGCTCGGTTTGCCTGCTGGTCGATTGGAATTGATGACGGGGATTCAGGAGCGGCGGTTTTTTGATCCCGGGACTCTGCCGGGTACGGTCAGCGCGCAAACCGTCAACCAATTACTGGAAGAAAGCCAACTGGATCGTGAATATCTGGGGGCTTTGATTCACGGTTCTGTATGTCGAGATCAACTGGAACCAGCTACTGCCAGTGGTGTGCATCATGCAGCGGGTCTGCCCCAAGACGCTCTGGTACTTGACATCAGTAATGCCTGTCTTGGTTTATTGAACGGTATGGTGTTTCTGGCAAATATGATCGAAATGGGTCAAATTCGTGCTGGAGTGGTAGTCGGTACGGAAGTCGGTCGCGATTTGGTTGAAGGAACAATCGACGATCTGTTACATGACACGACGTTAACCCGCAAGTCCATTAAAAATGATTTCGCTTCTCTCACGATTGGGAGTGGATCGGCTGCGATTCTGCTCTGTGATCGGAGTCTGAGTAAAACGGGTCACCGCTTATTAGGTGGAACTTTTCGAACGGAAACTTCGAGTCACGAACTCTGTGCGGGAGGTGTAGAAGCACAAAAGCATGGGGATCATCGTCCCCGGATGCAGACAGACTCAGAGTCACTCTTAGTTGCTGGTGTGAATCTGGCGATCCCCACCTGGGAGGCAACAAAAAAAACACTGGGTTGGAACAATGAGGACGTCGACCGCGTTTTCACGCATCAGGTTGGAAAAGCCCATCGTAAGTTACTTTTGGAAAAACTGGGGCTTGATCCGGGTCTGGATTATCCAACGGTCGAAATGCTTGGTAATACCGGAGCTGCCGCCTTGCCAATGGCCTGGGCGCTGGGTATTCAAAACCAGAAGTTGCAGAAAGATGACCATGCTGCCTTACTGGGAATCGGCAGTGGACTCAATTCTTTAATGCTGGGTGTCCAGTGGTAA